A genomic region of Pyrus communis chromosome 14, drPyrComm1.1, whole genome shotgun sequence contains the following coding sequences:
- the LOC137714189 gene encoding protein NDR1-like: MADPSGGFCGRCFSFIFTLGLTALSMWLSLRTSNPKCTIHSFYLPALNRTLNDTKNTTLFVALRLKNTNKDKGVFYDAVNLTFRLQPNAAAKPVATSAVPRFYQGHQKTATKNVVVGSQEGLNWTEVSSGVHPNGSVNFRVDLATAVRFKIIFWKTKRQRLNVGADVLVNDSGGKVNKKDIKLSAAPDHHLIGFFSGQVGVLSNFLVLILLNFL; the protein is encoded by the coding sequence ATGGCGGATCCATCGGGCGGGTTCTGCGGCCGCTGCTTCAGCTTCATATTCACCCTCGGCCTCACAGCCCTCTCCATGTGGCTCAGCCTCCGCACCTCCAACCCCAAGTGCACCATCCACTCATTTTACCTTCCTGCCCTCAATCGGACCCTAAATGACACCAAAAACACCACCCTCTTCGTCGCCCTCCGGCTCAAAAACACCAACAAGGACAAGGGAGTTTTCTACGACGCCGTCAACCTCACCTTCCGGCTTCAGCCCAACGCCGCCGCCAAGCCCGTAGCAACTTCTGCTGTGCCCCGGTTCTACCAAGGCCACCAGAAGACGGCCACCAAGAACGTGGTCGTGGGCTCCCAAGAGGGGCTCAACTGGACCGAGGTGTCCAGTGGGGTCCACCCCAATGGGAGTGTGAATTTCAGGGTGGATTTGGCCACTGCTGTGAGGTTCAAGATCATTTTTTGGAAGACCAAGAGGCAAAGGCTGAATGTTGGTGCTGACGTGCTGGTCAATGACTCCGGtgggaaagtcaacaagaaggatatcaAGCTCTCTGCTGCACCAGATCATCACCTGATTGGTTTCTTTTCTGGCCAGGTGGGGGTTTTGTCCAATTTCCTGGTTTTGATTTTGCtaaattttttgtga